From Hermetia illucens chromosome 6, iHerIll2.2.curated.20191125, whole genome shotgun sequence, one genomic window encodes:
- the LOC119659874 gene encoding Krueppel-like factor 5: MEFLSSGFQQLYSDLENDFLMWDYSESGIDIISKSDLYEPCNLQSDNNDNYEITTLLTSDYGKTFEPFQNDFDTNNSEYFDYSNQISEPDWEHAFLENYLELPDVVDLLPERTPLCNESCDMFLKESSENLNKFRPERECPKKSHSSNQSDLEQDKVFPCTYGTCKKVYAKPAHLKAHIRRHLGDKPYVCTWPNCTWKFSRSDELARHRRSHSGIKPYSCTYCSKCFSRSDHLAKHKKVHERKMAACKQKGIILTNLPLIRPGRKPKNSCDI; this comes from the coding sequence ATGGAATTTCTATCAAGTGGATTTCAGCAGCTCTACTCGGACCTAGAAAATGATTTCCTCATGTGGGACTATTCGGAAAGTGGAATCGATATAATAAGTAAAAGTGATTTATACGAACCGTGCAACCTTCAATCCGACAACAATGATAACTATGAAATAACCACACTCCTGACAAGTGATTACGGCAAAACTTTCGAGCCTTTCCAAAATGACTTCGACACCAACAACTCCGAATATTTTGACTACAGTAATCAGATCTCTGAACCAGATTGGGAGCATGCATTCCTGGAAAACTATCTTGAACTTCCTGATGTTGTCGATTTGCTGCCTGAGCGAACCCCGTTGTGCAATGAATCCTGTGATATGTTCCTGAAGGAAAGTTCCGAAAATCTAAATAAATTTCGTCCTGAAAGGGAATGTCCTAAAAAGTCTCATTCATCAAATCAATCAGATCTTGAACAGGATAAGGTTTTCCCGTGTACGTATGGAACGTGTAAGAAAGTTTACGCAAAACCAGCTCATTTGAAAGCGCACATTCGACGTCATTTAGGAGATAAGCCCTACGTGTGCACTTGGCCTAATTGCACCTGGAAGTTTTCGCGGTCAGATGAATTGGCCAGACATAGGAGATCACATTCGGGAATCAAACCCTACAGTTGCACGTATTGTTCTAAGTGTTTCTCGCGATCGGATCATTTGGCAAAACATAAGAAGGTTCATGAACGGAAAATGGCTGCATGCAAGCAGAAAGGGATTATTTTGACGAATTTACCACTGATACGGCCTGGAAGGAAACCGAAGAATTCCTGTGATATTTAG